A genomic segment from Microbacterium sp. SORGH_AS_0428 encodes:
- a CDS encoding long-chain-fatty-acid--CoA ligase — MTTFDPPRPWVRSYADGVPDDLEPVSGSLVDIVQASADEYPDAVALQFFGRETTYRELDRAISRAAAGLHAQGVRRGDPVAIVLPNCPQHIIAFYAVLRLGAVVVEHNPLYTARELRKQFEDHGAKHAIVWSKVAATVQAFPKDVRVSTLVTVDLTRAMPFTTRAALRLPIAKARESRAALHAKVRGGIDWDQLLRSEPLPASHPAPTSDDLAIIQYTSGTTGTPKGARLTHRNLLANAAQSRAWVPSIHRGEGCVVYAVLPMFHAYGLTLCLTFAMSMGARLVLFPRFDPDMVLAVTKKHPATFLPLVPPIADRLLRAAQAKGVSLAGTRIAISGAMALPHELVVPFEKATGGYLVEGYGLSECSPVLMANPVAENRVPGTVGLPLPGTECRVVDPENPRVDVTPGAAGELLVRGPQVFSGYYGKPEATEEVFVDGWFRTGDIVTIDEAGFVRIVDRIKELIITGGFNVAPTEVENVLRQHPQVEDVAVVGLPDEHAGEEVVAAIVVAPGAEVDTEAIRSFARGILTPYKVPRRLFIVEELPKSLIGKVLRKQVREHLLAETTR, encoded by the coding sequence GTGACGACCTTCGATCCTCCCCGCCCCTGGGTCCGCAGCTACGCCGACGGAGTACCCGACGACCTCGAACCGGTCTCGGGCTCCCTCGTGGACATCGTGCAGGCCTCGGCAGACGAGTATCCGGATGCCGTCGCACTGCAGTTCTTCGGGCGAGAGACCACGTACCGAGAGCTCGACCGGGCCATCTCCCGCGCGGCCGCCGGACTCCACGCGCAGGGCGTCCGCCGGGGCGACCCCGTCGCGATCGTCCTGCCCAACTGCCCGCAGCACATCATCGCCTTCTACGCCGTCCTGCGCCTCGGTGCCGTCGTCGTCGAGCACAACCCGCTCTACACGGCGCGCGAGCTGCGTAAGCAGTTCGAGGATCACGGGGCCAAGCACGCCATCGTCTGGAGCAAGGTCGCGGCCACCGTGCAGGCGTTCCCCAAGGATGTCCGCGTCTCGACGCTCGTGACGGTGGATCTGACGCGCGCGATGCCCTTCACGACCCGCGCCGCGCTCCGCCTGCCCATCGCCAAGGCCCGCGAGTCCCGCGCCGCGCTGCACGCGAAGGTCCGCGGCGGTATCGACTGGGACCAGTTGCTGCGCAGCGAGCCGCTTCCGGCCTCGCATCCCGCTCCGACGTCGGACGATCTCGCCATCATCCAGTACACGAGCGGCACCACCGGCACACCGAAGGGCGCCAGACTCACGCACCGGAACCTGCTCGCCAACGCGGCGCAGTCGAGGGCGTGGGTGCCCTCGATCCACCGCGGCGAGGGGTGCGTCGTCTATGCCGTGCTGCCGATGTTCCACGCCTACGGGCTCACCCTCTGTCTCACCTTCGCCATGTCGATGGGCGCGCGGCTCGTGCTGTTCCCGCGCTTCGACCCCGACATGGTCCTCGCCGTGACGAAGAAGCACCCCGCGACTTTCCTGCCGCTGGTTCCGCCCATCGCCGACCGGCTGCTGCGGGCGGCACAGGCGAAGGGGGTCTCGCTCGCGGGGACCCGGATCGCGATCTCCGGAGCCATGGCGCTCCCGCACGAGCTCGTCGTACCGTTCGAGAAGGCGACCGGCGGATACCTGGTCGAGGGCTACGGTCTCAGTGAGTGCTCCCCCGTACTGATGGCCAACCCCGTTGCCGAGAACAGGGTGCCCGGCACCGTGGGGCTTCCGCTGCCAGGCACGGAGTGCCGCGTCGTCGACCCGGAGAACCCTCGGGTCGACGTCACTCCCGGCGCCGCGGGCGAGCTGCTCGTGCGCGGGCCGCAGGTGTTCTCGGGTTACTACGGCAAGCCGGAGGCGACCGAGGAGGTCTTCGTCGACGGCTGGTTCCGGACGGGCGACATCGTGACGATCGACGAGGCCGGCTTCGTGCGCATCGTCGACCGCATCAAGGAGCTCATCATCACGGGCGGCTTCAACGTCGCACCCACCGAGGTGGAGAACGTGCTGCGCCAGCACCCGCAGGTCGAAGATGTGGCCGTGGTCGGCCTCCCCGACGAGCACGCCGGCGAAGAGGTCGTCGCCGCCATCGTCGTCGCCCCCGGCGCCGAGGTCGACACCGAGGCGATCCGCAGCTTCGCCCGCGGGATCCTTACGCCCTACAAGGTGCCGCGGCGTCTGTTCATCGTCGAGGAGCTGCCGAAGTCGCTCATCGGGAAGGTGCTGCGCAAGCAGGTGCGTGAGCACCTCCTCGCCGAGACGACGCGCTGA
- a CDS encoding cysteine desulfurase family protein has product MHIYLDHAASSPLRPEAREAWLDAATTTGNASSVHGGGQAARRVLEDARERLAAVVDADPIEVVFTSGGTEAVNLAIKGMWAARAAGAEAVVLPDGEHHATIDSVAALVDAQHAEVRSVRLDPHGAIELDGFASALGGAAFATALVANNEVGTLSDAAGLAARAASAEVPLHLDAVAAFGQVPVDFRRWRGDAPAGVGLVAMSLSAHKVGGPVGTGALVSARSARIGAQMHGGAQQRGLRAGTQDIAGAAAFAVAAELAAAERDAEAVRLGALRDELVRRACAAVPGLELLGDPVHRLPGNAHLLVPGALGETLLFLLDTRGIAVSTGSACQAGIPEPSHVVRALGRDEDAARSVLRITLGRTTTPDDVDAFLAALPWAVERARAAGARTASPS; this is encoded by the coding sequence GTGCACATCTATCTGGACCATGCGGCGTCGAGTCCGCTGCGTCCCGAGGCACGTGAGGCCTGGCTCGACGCGGCGACCACGACGGGGAACGCGTCTTCCGTGCACGGCGGGGGACAGGCGGCGCGGCGCGTGCTGGAGGACGCGCGAGAAAGACTCGCGGCGGTCGTCGACGCGGATCCCATCGAGGTCGTCTTCACCTCGGGCGGAACCGAGGCCGTGAACCTCGCGATCAAGGGCATGTGGGCCGCCCGCGCCGCCGGCGCGGAGGCGGTCGTACTCCCGGACGGCGAGCACCACGCGACGATCGATTCGGTCGCCGCTCTCGTCGATGCGCAGCACGCCGAGGTGCGATCCGTGCGACTGGACCCGCACGGCGCGATCGAGCTCGACGGCTTCGCGTCGGCCCTCGGCGGCGCCGCGTTCGCGACGGCGCTGGTCGCCAACAACGAGGTCGGCACCCTGTCCGATGCGGCAGGGCTGGCCGCACGCGCCGCGTCCGCCGAGGTGCCGCTGCATCTGGATGCCGTGGCGGCGTTCGGCCAGGTGCCCGTCGATTTCCGGCGGTGGCGGGGTGATGCCCCGGCGGGCGTCGGCCTGGTGGCGATGAGCCTGTCGGCGCACAAGGTCGGCGGGCCGGTGGGCACGGGCGCTCTCGTGAGCGCTCGCTCCGCGCGCATCGGCGCCCAGATGCACGGGGGCGCGCAGCAGCGAGGCCTGAGGGCCGGAACGCAGGACATCGCGGGGGCTGCGGCCTTCGCCGTGGCGGCGGAGCTCGCGGCGGCCGAGCGCGATGCGGAGGCCGTGCGCCTCGGCGCACTGCGCGACGAGCTGGTGAGGCGGGCGTGTGCGGCGGTTCCGGGACTCGAGCTGCTCGGCGATCCGGTGCACCGCCTCCCCGGCAACGCACATCTGCTCGTGCCGGGTGCGCTCGGGGAGACGCTCCTGTTCCTCCTCGACACCCGGGGCATCGCGGTCTCGACGGGTTCCGCGTGTCAGGCGGGCATCCCCGAGCCGTCGCACGTCGTGCGCGCGCTCGGGCGTGACGAGGATGCGGCGCGCTCGGTGCTGCGGATCACTCTGGGCCGCACGACGACCCCGGACGACGTCGACGCCTTCCTCGCGGCCCTGCCCTGGGCAGTCGAACGCGCGCGCGCTGCCGGAGCCCGCACCGCCTCGCCCTCGTAG
- the gatC gene encoding Asp-tRNA(Asn)/Glu-tRNA(Gln) amidotransferase subunit GatC — protein MSEITPDLVRHLGVLARIQLSDEEVGRLTGQLDAIVDNIAKVSEVATPDVVATSHPIPLQNVFRDDEHSEALSLAEVLQNAPDAAEDRFRVTAILGEEQ, from the coding sequence GTGTCGGAAATCACCCCAGATCTCGTGCGCCATCTCGGCGTCCTCGCCCGGATCCAATTGAGCGACGAGGAGGTCGGGCGCCTCACCGGTCAGCTCGACGCGATCGTCGACAACATCGCGAAGGTGTCGGAGGTCGCGACGCCCGATGTCGTCGCGACGAGCCACCCGATCCCGCTGCAGAACGTCTTCCGTGACGACGAGCACAGCGAGGCGCTGTCTCTCGCCGAGGTCCTGCAGAACGCGCCGGATGCGGCCGAGGACCGCTTCCGCGTGACGGCGATCCTGGGGGAGGAGCAGTGA
- the gatB gene encoding Asp-tRNA(Asn)/Glu-tRNA(Gln) amidotransferase subunit GatB: MAKDKLMDFDAALELFEPVLGFEVHVELNTRTKMFSAAPNPAHPGNHQAAPNTLVAPVDMGLPGALPVVNATAIRSSISLGLALGCSIAPSSRFARKNYFYPDLGKNYQISQYDEPIAFDGQVEIELADGTLVTVPIERAHMEEDAGKLTHVGGSTGRIQGAEYSLVDYNRAGVPLVEIVTRPIFGAEHRAPEIAKAYVAAIRDIVLSLGISEARLERGNLRCDANVSLRPRGAEKLGTRTETKNVNSMRSVERAVRYEIQRQAAILAAGGTITQETRHWHEDTGTTSPGRPKSDADDYRYFPEPDLLPVVPAPELIEQLRAALPEPPAARRRRLKTEWGFTDLEFQDVANGGLLAEVEATIAAGASPAAARKWWTGEITRVANAQEREAADLVTPADVAALQALVDAGTLTDKLARQVLEGVIAGEGSPQEVVDARGLAVVSDDGALIAAIDDALAAQPDVLAKIRDGKVQAAGAVIGAVMKAMKGQADAARVRELVLERAAQ, translated from the coding sequence ATGGCCAAGGACAAGCTGATGGACTTCGATGCGGCCCTCGAGCTGTTCGAGCCCGTGCTGGGCTTCGAGGTCCACGTGGAGCTCAACACGCGCACGAAGATGTTCTCGGCGGCGCCGAACCCCGCGCACCCCGGCAACCATCAGGCCGCTCCGAACACGCTCGTCGCACCCGTGGACATGGGCCTGCCCGGAGCGCTGCCGGTCGTCAACGCCACCGCCATCCGGTCCTCGATCAGCCTGGGGCTCGCGCTCGGCTGCTCGATCGCCCCGTCCAGCCGCTTCGCGCGGAAGAACTACTTCTACCCGGACCTGGGCAAGAACTACCAGATCTCGCAGTACGACGAACCGATCGCGTTCGACGGTCAGGTCGAGATCGAGCTCGCCGACGGAACGCTCGTGACGGTTCCCATCGAGCGCGCCCACATGGAAGAGGACGCGGGTAAGTTGACCCACGTCGGTGGCTCCACCGGTCGCATCCAGGGCGCCGAGTACTCGCTCGTCGACTACAACCGCGCCGGTGTGCCCCTCGTGGAGATCGTCACGCGCCCCATCTTCGGCGCCGAGCACCGGGCCCCGGAGATCGCCAAGGCCTACGTCGCCGCCATCCGAGACATCGTCCTGTCCCTCGGCATCTCGGAAGCCCGCCTCGAGCGCGGCAACCTGCGCTGCGACGCGAACGTCTCGCTGCGTCCGCGCGGGGCGGAGAAGCTCGGCACGCGTACCGAGACGAAGAACGTGAACTCGATGCGCTCCGTCGAGCGCGCCGTGCGGTACGAGATCCAGCGCCAGGCGGCGATCCTCGCCGCCGGCGGCACAATCACGCAGGAGACGCGGCACTGGCACGAGGACACGGGGACGACGTCGCCGGGTCGTCCCAAATCGGATGCCGACGACTACCGGTACTTCCCGGAGCCCGACCTGCTGCCCGTGGTCCCCGCCCCGGAGCTGATCGAGCAGCTGCGCGCCGCGCTCCCCGAACCGCCCGCGGCCCGCCGACGCCGGTTGAAGACCGAATGGGGTTTCACCGACCTCGAGTTCCAGGACGTCGCCAACGGCGGACTCCTCGCCGAGGTCGAAGCCACGATCGCCGCGGGTGCGAGCCCGGCCGCCGCGCGCAAGTGGTGGACCGGAGAGATCACGCGTGTCGCGAACGCCCAGGAGCGGGAGGCGGCGGACCTCGTGACGCCGGCCGACGTCGCCGCCCTGCAGGCGCTCGTGGATGCGGGCACCCTCACCGACAAGCTCGCACGTCAGGTGCTCGAGGGCGTCATCGCCGGTGAGGGCTCGCCGCAGGAGGTCGTCGATGCCCGCGGGCTCGCGGTGGTCTCGGATGACGGCGCGCTCATCGCCGCGATCGATGACGCCCTCGCGGCCCAGCCCGACGTGCTGGCGAAGATCCGCGACGGCAAGGTCCAGGCCGCGGGCGCCGTCATCGGCGCCGTCATGAAGGCGATGAAGGGGCAAGCCGACGCGGCCCGCGTCCGTGAACTGGTGCTGGAGCGCGCCGCGCAGTGA
- the ligA gene encoding NAD-dependent DNA ligase LigA has translation MTQAGDSIDDDTTLAQARAEAAELTERILRARDAYYGEDAELVDDATYDGWLRRLEELERLHPEVQTQDSPTLSVGAASTTMFAPVEHAERMLSLDNVFSPDELRDWCVKAQGSAGRPVRWLTELKIDGLAISLRYENGVLTSAATRGDGRIGEDVTVNALRVHGIPERLSGTGHPPLVEVRGEVFIPVAAFEELNALQARMRERIIDQARERGNLTEERARLSADRRFPAFANPRNAASGGLRQQLDKKDGLELEAGRARLASLRLFVHGIGAWTAPPVASQSEIYDLLADWGLPTSPYYKTFDDIDGVLGFVAHYGEHRHDVEHELDGIVVKVDELALHDELGATSRAPRWAIAYKYPPEQVNTRLLDIVVSVGRTGRATPFAVMAPARVAGSVVRQATLHNQDVVKVKGVLIGDMVVLRKAGDVIPEVLGPVVELRDGSERAFVMPKDCPVCGTPLAPAKEGDVDLRCPNARSCPAQVRGRVEHIGSRGALDIEALGEVTAAALTQAEGDARAPLDTEAGLFDLTLDELVPIEVVVRDAETGEPKLDDATGEPVRRAPFRRNPTPAERKSGLLIPQPSAQALTLLDELEKAKTKELWRFLVALNIRHVGPVAARALAQWFGSVSAIRSAGREELAAVEGVGGIIADAVIAWFEVDWHREIVERWEAAGAQLSTPGHPGPGAAVVEGGVLEGLTVVATGTLDGYTREGAQEAILAAGGKAGSSVSKKTDFVAAGPGAGSKLAKAEQLGVRIIDAAQFRILVEQGPAALDALAPDAG, from the coding sequence GTGACGCAAGCCGGTGACTCGATCGACGATGACACGACCCTCGCCCAGGCCCGCGCGGAAGCGGCGGAGCTGACCGAGCGCATCCTGCGCGCCCGCGATGCGTACTACGGCGAAGACGCCGAGCTCGTCGACGACGCCACCTACGACGGCTGGCTCCGCCGGCTGGAAGAGCTGGAGCGGCTGCATCCGGAGGTGCAGACGCAGGATTCACCGACGCTCAGCGTCGGCGCGGCGTCCACCACGATGTTCGCGCCGGTCGAGCACGCCGAACGGATGCTGAGCCTGGACAACGTCTTCAGCCCGGACGAGCTTCGGGACTGGTGCGTCAAGGCACAGGGCTCCGCGGGCCGGCCGGTGCGGTGGCTGACCGAGCTGAAGATCGACGGGCTCGCGATCAGCCTTCGCTATGAGAACGGGGTGCTCACCTCGGCCGCCACGCGCGGCGACGGGCGCATCGGCGAGGACGTCACCGTCAATGCGCTGCGCGTCCATGGCATCCCCGAACGCCTGAGCGGGACCGGCCATCCTCCGCTTGTCGAGGTGCGCGGCGAGGTCTTCATCCCGGTCGCGGCCTTCGAGGAGCTCAACGCCCTGCAGGCGCGGATGCGGGAACGCATCATCGACCAGGCCCGTGAGCGGGGCAACCTCACCGAGGAGCGCGCGCGGCTGAGCGCCGACCGCCGATTCCCTGCGTTCGCCAACCCGCGCAATGCCGCCAGCGGCGGACTGCGCCAACAGCTCGACAAGAAGGACGGCCTCGAGCTGGAGGCCGGCCGGGCGCGTCTGGCCTCGCTGCGGCTGTTCGTGCACGGCATCGGCGCGTGGACCGCGCCTCCGGTCGCCTCCCAGAGCGAGATCTACGACCTGCTCGCAGATTGGGGACTGCCGACGAGTCCCTACTACAAGACCTTCGACGACATCGACGGCGTCCTCGGATTCGTGGCGCACTACGGCGAGCATCGTCACGATGTGGAGCACGAGCTCGACGGCATCGTCGTCAAGGTGGACGAGCTCGCGCTCCACGACGAGCTGGGGGCGACGAGCCGAGCACCACGCTGGGCGATCGCGTACAAGTACCCGCCCGAGCAGGTGAACACCCGTCTTCTCGACATCGTCGTCTCGGTCGGGCGCACGGGGCGGGCGACCCCGTTCGCCGTCATGGCTCCGGCACGTGTCGCGGGCTCCGTCGTGCGGCAGGCCACGTTGCACAACCAGGATGTCGTCAAGGTCAAGGGCGTGCTGATCGGCGACATGGTCGTGCTGCGCAAGGCCGGTGACGTGATCCCCGAGGTGCTCGGGCCGGTGGTCGAGCTCCGCGACGGCTCGGAGCGCGCGTTCGTGATGCCGAAAGACTGTCCCGTGTGCGGCACTCCGCTCGCACCCGCGAAGGAAGGCGACGTCGATCTTCGCTGCCCGAACGCCCGCTCGTGTCCCGCGCAGGTGCGCGGTCGGGTCGAGCACATCGGTTCACGCGGCGCGCTCGACATCGAGGCGCTCGGCGAGGTGACCGCGGCGGCACTGACGCAGGCGGAGGGCGACGCGCGCGCGCCACTGGACACGGAGGCGGGGCTGTTCGATCTGACTCTCGACGAACTCGTTCCGATCGAGGTCGTCGTCCGAGATGCCGAGACCGGTGAGCCGAAGCTGGACGACGCGACCGGCGAGCCGGTGCGTCGCGCGCCGTTCCGCCGGAATCCGACGCCCGCAGAGCGCAAGTCCGGACTGCTGATCCCGCAGCCGTCAGCCCAGGCGCTGACTCTGCTGGACGAGCTCGAGAAGGCGAAGACGAAGGAGCTGTGGCGTTTCCTCGTCGCCCTCAACATCCGTCATGTGGGACCGGTGGCGGCTCGGGCGCTGGCACAGTGGTTCGGATCCGTCTCGGCGATCCGATCCGCGGGCCGCGAGGAGCTGGCTGCCGTCGAGGGTGTGGGTGGGATCATCGCGGATGCGGTCATCGCCTGGTTCGAGGTCGACTGGCACCGCGAGATCGTCGAGCGCTGGGAGGCGGCGGGAGCGCAGCTGTCCACACCCGGACACCCCGGTCCCGGCGCCGCCGTCGTCGAGGGCGGCGTGCTCGAGGGGCTGACGGTCGTGGCGACGGGCACGCTCGATGGCTACACGCGAGAGGGCGCGCAGGAGGCCATCCTGGCAGCCGGCGGGAAGGCCGGCTCCAGTGTCTCCAAGAAGACCGACTTCGTGGCGGCGGGCCCGGGCGCCGGGTCGAAGCTGGCGAAAGCCGAACAACTCGGAGTGCGCATCATCGACGCCGCCCAGTTCCGCATCCTCGTGGAGCAGGGCCCGGCGGCACTGGACGCGCTGGCACCCGATGCGGGCTGA
- the gatA gene encoding Asp-tRNA(Asn)/Glu-tRNA(Gln) amidotransferase subunit GatA, whose protein sequence is MSDIIRLSAADLAAKLAAGEVSSVEATQAHLDRIAAVDGDVHAFLHVNEGALTAAADIDRRRASGEVLGELAGVPLAIKDVLVTTDMPSTSGSKILEGYMSPYDATVVARARAAGLVPLGKTNMDEFAMGSSTEHSAYGPTRNPWDLDRIPGGSGGGSAAAVAAFEAPLALGSDTGGSIRQPAHVTGTVGMKPTYGGVSRYGAIALASSLDQVGPVTRTVLDSALLHDVIAGHDPHDSTSLTDAWPSFAAAAREGSTGESLKGLKVGVIRELDDRGFQQGVSDSFRAALAAMQAQGAEIVEVSAPHFEYGVAAYYLILPAEASSNLAKFDSVRFGMRVSPHAAATVEDVMAATREAGFGDEVKRRIILGTYALSAGYYDAYYGSAQKVRTLIQLDFDEAFAKVDVIATPSAPTTAFRLGEKIDDPLQMYLNDVTTIPANLAGVPGISVPSGVAAEDGLPVGIQFLAPAREDARLYRVGAALEALLVDSWGGPLLDRAPVLGGTR, encoded by the coding sequence GTGAGCGACATCATCCGTCTCAGCGCGGCTGATCTCGCCGCCAAGCTCGCCGCCGGCGAGGTGTCCAGCGTCGAGGCGACCCAGGCGCACCTGGATCGCATCGCCGCCGTCGATGGCGATGTCCACGCGTTCCTGCACGTCAACGAGGGTGCGCTGACCGCGGCCGCGGACATCGACCGCCGCCGCGCGAGCGGCGAGGTCCTGGGTGAGCTGGCCGGTGTGCCGCTGGCCATCAAGGACGTCCTCGTCACCACCGACATGCCCTCCACGAGCGGATCCAAGATCCTCGAGGGCTACATGTCGCCCTACGATGCGACCGTCGTCGCGCGGGCTCGCGCTGCGGGCCTCGTGCCGCTGGGCAAGACCAACATGGACGAGTTCGCGATGGGCTCCTCGACGGAGCACTCCGCGTACGGCCCCACTCGCAATCCGTGGGACCTCGATCGGATCCCCGGAGGCTCCGGCGGTGGCTCGGCGGCCGCCGTCGCCGCCTTCGAAGCTCCGCTGGCGCTCGGCTCCGACACCGGCGGCTCCATCCGTCAGCCCGCGCACGTGACGGGCACGGTCGGCATGAAGCCGACCTACGGCGGTGTCAGCCGCTACGGCGCCATCGCGCTCGCATCGAGCCTGGACCAGGTGGGGCCTGTCACGCGGACGGTTCTCGACTCTGCGCTGCTGCACGACGTCATCGCCGGTCACGACCCTCACGACTCCACGTCGCTCACCGACGCCTGGCCGTCGTTCGCGGCCGCGGCGCGCGAAGGTTCCACCGGCGAGAGCCTCAAGGGACTCAAGGTCGGCGTCATCCGTGAACTCGACGACCGCGGCTTCCAGCAGGGCGTGTCGGACTCGTTCCGCGCGGCTCTCGCGGCGATGCAGGCACAGGGTGCGGAGATCGTCGAGGTCAGTGCTCCGCACTTCGAGTACGGTGTCGCGGCCTACTACCTCATCCTGCCCGCCGAGGCATCGAGCAATCTCGCGAAGTTCGACTCCGTCCGCTTCGGGATGCGGGTGAGCCCGCACGCCGCGGCCACGGTCGAGGACGTGATGGCCGCCACCCGGGAGGCCGGCTTCGGCGACGAGGTGAAGCGTCGCATCATCCTCGGCACGTATGCGCTCTCCGCGGGCTACTACGACGCCTATTACGGCAGTGCCCAGAAGGTGCGCACCCTCATCCAGCTCGACTTCGACGAGGCCTTCGCGAAGGTCGACGTCATCGCGACGCCGTCCGCGCCCACGACGGCGTTCCGCCTGGGCGAGAAGATCGACGACCCGTTGCAGATGTACCTCAACGACGTGACGACCATCCCCGCGAACCTGGCCGGCGTGCCGGGGATCTCCGTGCCGTCGGGCGTCGCGGCCGAGGACGGACTGCCGGTGGGCATCCAGTTCCTCGCCCCCGCGCGTGAGGATGCGCGTCTGTACCGCGTGGGAGCGGCGCTCGAAGCGCTGCTCGTCGATTCGTGGGGCGGGCCGCTGCTCGATCGCGCCCCTGTTCTGGGAGGGACCCGCTGA
- the mnmA gene encoding tRNA 2-thiouridine(34) synthase MnmA, with translation MRILAAMSGGVDSAVAAARAVDAGHEVVGVHLALSRAGGTLRTGSRGCCTIEDAMDARRAADKLGIPFYVWDFSERFRDDVIEDFVAEYRAGRTPNPCMRCNERIKFAALLERALELGFDAVCTGHYALLVDGPDGRELHRASDQAKDQSYVLGVLTAEQLAHTYFPLGDTPSKALVRAEAAERGLTVAQKPDSHDICFIPDGDTRGWLAERVGAERGDILDREGAVVGRHDGAHAFTVGQRRGLQLGVPASDGKPRFVLEVRPVSNTVVVGPKEALATAEIAGARFSWAGSAPTESAFSCEVQIRAHADPVAAHADVTHEGVVVRPAEPFDGVAPGQTAVLYVGTRVLGQFTVDRTVSAVPVDSVAAS, from the coding sequence ATGCGGATCCTGGCGGCGATGAGCGGTGGCGTCGATTCTGCCGTGGCCGCGGCGCGCGCCGTCGACGCCGGACACGAGGTCGTGGGAGTCCACCTCGCCCTGTCCCGCGCGGGCGGAACGCTGCGCACGGGCAGCCGGGGCTGCTGCACGATCGAAGATGCCATGGATGCCCGCCGCGCGGCGGACAAGCTCGGCATCCCCTTCTACGTCTGGGACTTCTCGGAGCGCTTCCGCGACGACGTGATCGAGGATTTCGTCGCGGAGTACCGGGCCGGTCGTACGCCGAACCCGTGCATGCGCTGCAACGAGAGGATCAAGTTCGCCGCGTTGCTGGAGCGTGCTCTCGAGCTGGGCTTCGACGCCGTCTGCACCGGGCACTACGCGTTGCTCGTCGACGGCCCCGACGGGCGAGAGCTGCACCGGGCGAGCGACCAGGCCAAGGATCAGTCGTACGTGCTGGGCGTGCTCACGGCCGAGCAGCTCGCGCATACCTACTTCCCGTTGGGCGACACCCCGTCGAAGGCGCTCGTACGTGCGGAGGCGGCCGAGCGCGGCCTGACGGTCGCCCAGAAGCCCGACAGCCACGACATCTGCTTCATCCCCGACGGTGACACCCGGGGCTGGCTCGCCGAGCGCGTGGGCGCCGAGCGGGGTGACATCCTCGATCGCGAGGGTGCCGTCGTCGGACGCCACGACGGGGCCCATGCGTTCACCGTGGGGCAGCGTCGCGGGCTGCAGCTCGGCGTCCCCGCATCCGATGGCAAGCCGAGGTTCGTGCTCGAAGTGCGTCCGGTGAGCAACACCGTGGTGGTGGGGCCGAAGGAGGCGCTGGCGACGGCCGAGATCGCCGGCGCGCGCTTCAGCTGGGCAGGCTCGGCGCCGACCGAGTCCGCGTTCTCCTGCGAGGTCCAGATACGCGCCCACGCCGATCCGGTCGCTGCCCATGCCGACGTCACGCACGAGGGCGTCGTCGTGCGCCCGGCGGAGCCGTTCGACGGTGTCGCACCCGGTCAGACGGCTGTTCTCTATGTGGGCACGCGCGTGCTCGGCCAGTTCACCGTGGACCGCACGGTCTCGGCCGTCCCGGTCGACTCCGTCGCCGCATCCTAG